From a single Streptomyces liliifuscus genomic region:
- a CDS encoding alpha-N-acetylglucosaminidase, which yields MWYGPQASENQTVRQLLQRLLGDRAAEFTADVVPVGDGHDVGRPDWFEVDAGPGAVALRGSSGVAVASALRWYLRTTCRTQITWDAPVPRLPDRLPRTGTAARTTSPYLHRYHFNVCTFGYTTAFWDWARWERHIDWMALHGVTTPLAMTGASAAWQQALLRCGLDDETARRFLGGPAYLPWNWLASLDSWCGPLPQSWIDGHADLGRRILDRERALGMRPVLQGFSGHVPRELIADRGARSTTLPWWDFEVGVLDPRDPLFEEFGTALLTEQTRLFGTDHLYAADPFIETIPPVADPAGIARVARAVHGAMTAVDDEATWVLQAWPFSYRSDYWTPDRTRAFLDAIPDDRMLILDLWAEHKPVWRQTDGYRGKPWVWCMLHSLGGRPGLYGKLDEIAAGAAEASTDARGGSLAGVGASMEAFGGDPVLYELLADVAWHGSVKDVRAWLENWAEARYGRRTPGLLRAWELLHETVYDADGPGPPGSVVVCRPTLVGDLRPELPVHLAAPPSPTVPPGLAEAWTLLADEARDEDSAGPLGRDLCDVTAQVLTHMACDQQRRAADAALARDADRFRAAATELLTTIEDLDTLLATRPEYRLDPWLAEAGSWATTPAEAELYEANARRLLTVWGHSRSELHDYSGRHWAGLVRSFYLPRWRRWYEHIVRALETGSPYRAQEFEASLIEWEERWTAERSDRTVEHNENATLGSDTAGATLDVVRTLMPRYRASRG from the coding sequence GGCGCGGTGGCGCTGCGCGGGTCCAGCGGTGTCGCGGTCGCCTCGGCGCTGCGCTGGTATCTGCGGACCACGTGCCGGACGCAGATCACCTGGGACGCCCCCGTGCCCCGACTTCCGGACCGCCTGCCCCGCACCGGCACTGCCGCCCGGACGACCTCCCCCTACCTCCACCGCTACCACTTCAACGTCTGCACCTTCGGCTACACCACGGCGTTCTGGGACTGGGCGCGCTGGGAGCGCCACATCGACTGGATGGCGCTGCACGGCGTGACCACACCACTGGCGATGACCGGCGCGTCGGCCGCCTGGCAACAGGCCCTCCTGCGCTGCGGCCTGGACGACGAGACCGCCCGGCGCTTCCTCGGCGGCCCGGCCTACCTCCCGTGGAACTGGCTCGCCTCGCTCGACAGTTGGTGCGGACCACTCCCACAGAGCTGGATCGACGGCCACGCGGACCTGGGCCGCCGCATCCTGGACCGGGAGCGCGCCCTGGGCATGCGCCCCGTCCTCCAGGGCTTCTCCGGCCATGTGCCCCGCGAACTGATCGCGGACCGGGGCGCCCGCTCGACGACCCTTCCCTGGTGGGACTTCGAGGTCGGCGTCCTGGACCCGCGTGACCCACTGTTCGAGGAGTTCGGCACCGCGCTGCTGACCGAGCAGACCCGCCTCTTCGGCACCGACCACCTCTACGCGGCGGACCCCTTCATCGAGACGATTCCCCCGGTGGCCGACCCCGCCGGCATCGCCCGGGTCGCACGGGCCGTGCACGGCGCCATGACCGCGGTGGACGACGAGGCCACCTGGGTGCTCCAGGCATGGCCCTTCTCCTACCGCTCCGACTACTGGACGCCGGACCGGACCCGGGCCTTCCTCGACGCCATCCCGGACGACCGCATGCTGATCCTGGACCTGTGGGCCGAGCACAAGCCGGTCTGGCGACAGACCGACGGCTACCGGGGAAAGCCCTGGGTGTGGTGCATGCTCCACAGCCTGGGCGGACGGCCCGGGCTCTACGGCAAGCTGGACGAGATCGCCGCCGGCGCCGCCGAGGCGAGCACCGACGCCCGCGGCGGTTCGCTCGCGGGAGTCGGCGCGAGCATGGAGGCCTTCGGCGGCGACCCGGTCCTGTACGAGCTGCTGGCCGACGTCGCCTGGCACGGCTCGGTCAAGGACGTACGAGCGTGGCTGGAGAACTGGGCGGAGGCCCGGTACGGACGCCGAACGCCCGGTCTGCTGCGCGCCTGGGAACTGCTGCACGAAACCGTGTACGACGCGGACGGCCCCGGACCACCGGGCTCGGTCGTCGTCTGCCGGCCCACGCTGGTGGGCGACCTGCGTCCGGAACTCCCGGTGCACCTCGCGGCGCCGCCCTCACCGACCGTGCCACCGGGCCTGGCCGAGGCGTGGACGCTCCTGGCGGACGAGGCGAGGGACGAGGACAGCGCGGGGCCGCTCGGCCGGGACCTGTGCGACGTCACCGCACAGGTGCTCACCCACATGGCGTGCGACCAGCAGCGGCGGGCGGCGGACGCGGCCCTGGCACGCGACGCCGACCGCTTCCGAGCCGCCGCCACCGAACTGCTCACCACCATCGAGGACCTGGACACGCTGCTGGCCACCCGCCCCGAGTACCGGCTGGACCCCTGGCTCGCAGAAGCCGGCAGCTGGGCAACCACCCCCGCCGAGGCCGAGCTGTACGAGGCAAACGCGCGACGCCTCCTCACCGTCTGGGGGCACTCCCGCAGCGAGCTGCACGACTACTCGGGCCGGCACTGGGCCGGACTGGTCCGTTCGTTCTACCTCCCACGCTGGCGACGCTGGTACGAGCACATCGTCCGGGCACTGGAGACCGGATCCCCTTACCGGGCCCAGGAGTTCGAGGCGTCCCTGATCGAATGGGAGGAGCGCTGGACCGCCGAACGGAGTGACCGGACCGTCGAACACAACGAGAACGCGACACTCGGTTCGGACACCGCCGGGGCGACCCTGGACGTGGTGCGTACGCTGATGCCTCGTTACCGCGCCTCTCGGGGCTAG
- a CDS encoding GntR family transcriptional regulator, which yields MTLKDRRRDDGPETESDKQESYKHEALRRLLQADIARMRPDEALPTERQLAERYDVSRATARRALQALREDGLIRSVRGVGTFVSHPQITKTSTLTSFSEDLRSRGYHPSAELLAAEVVEADLHHATALGVDPGTALHRIERLRLGDGFPICLETVHLSAERFPSLDESLLKGSLSEALQNTHGVRVVRATQQIRAVNVTGRQARLLGVKEGSAALLVRRTAFDDTGHVVEYGESLCRGDLYEFSLVVTK from the coding sequence GTGACGCTCAAGGACAGGCGCAGAGACGACGGCCCGGAGACGGAGTCCGACAAGCAGGAGTCCTACAAGCACGAGGCGCTGCGACGGCTGCTCCAGGCCGACATCGCCCGGATGCGGCCCGACGAGGCACTGCCCACCGAACGGCAGCTCGCCGAGCGCTACGACGTCAGCAGAGCGACCGCCCGGCGCGCGCTCCAGGCACTGCGCGAGGACGGCCTCATCCGCAGTGTCCGAGGCGTGGGCACCTTCGTCTCGCACCCCCAGATCACCAAGACCTCGACGCTCACCTCGTTCTCCGAGGACCTGCGCTCACGCGGCTACCACCCCAGCGCCGAACTCCTCGCCGCGGAGGTCGTCGAGGCCGACCTGCACCATGCCACGGCCCTGGGCGTCGATCCCGGCACCGCCCTGCACCGGATCGAACGGCTGCGCCTCGGTGACGGCTTCCCCATCTGCCTGGAGACCGTCCACCTCTCCGCCGAACGCTTCCCGAGCCTGGACGAGTCACTCCTCAAGGGCTCGCTGTCGGAAGCGCTGCAGAACACCCACGGCGTCAGGGTGGTCCGGGCGACCCAGCAGATCCGGGCGGTGAACGTGACCGGCCGCCAGGCCCGCCTCCTCGGCGTCAAGGAGGGCTCCGCCGCCCTGCTCGTACGACGCACGGCGTTCGACGACACGGGGCATGTCGTGGAGTACGGCGAGTCGTTGTGCCGTGGCGATCTGTACGAGTTCTCGCTGGTGGTGACCAAGTAG
- a CDS encoding ATP-dependent Clp protease proteolytic subunit, which yields MARFSSTLEPRAEEGDTPPSRFDDHLAAQLLNQRIVFLGTQVDEVSANRVCAQLLLLSAEDSRTDIGLYINSPGGSVHAGLAIYDTMRLIPNDVSTLAMGFAASMGQFLLTVGTPGKRYSLPNARIMMHQPSAGIGGTTADIAIQAENLQFTKESIERITAEHTGQSVETIARDGDRDRWFTAEQAREYGMVDRVVESLDDVRPASSKRRMGL from the coding sequence ATGGCACGATTCAGCAGCACCCTGGAACCCAGGGCCGAGGAGGGGGATACCCCGCCGTCCCGGTTCGACGACCACCTCGCCGCCCAACTCCTCAACCAGCGCATCGTGTTCCTCGGCACGCAGGTCGACGAGGTCTCCGCCAACCGGGTCTGCGCACAACTGCTACTGCTCTCCGCGGAGGACTCGCGCACCGACATCGGCCTCTACATCAACAGTCCGGGCGGATCGGTGCACGCGGGCCTGGCGATCTACGACACGATGCGGCTCATCCCGAACGACGTGTCGACCCTCGCCATGGGCTTCGCCGCGAGCATGGGGCAGTTCCTGCTCACCGTCGGCACCCCGGGCAAGCGCTACTCGCTCCCGAACGCGCGGATCATGATGCACCAGCCCTCGGCCGGCATCGGCGGCACCACCGCCGACATCGCCATCCAGGCCGAGAACCTCCAGTTCACCAAGGAGAGCATCGAGCGGATCACCGCCGAACACACCGGCCAGAGCGTGGAGACGATCGCCCGCGACGGAGACCGCGACCGCTGGTTCACGGCCGAACAGGCGAGGGAGTACGGCATGGTCGACCGGGTCGTCGAGTCCCTCGACGATGTCCGCCCGGCCTCCTCGAAGCGACGGATGGGACTCTGA
- a CDS encoding ClpP family protease codes for MSQYTIPNVVERTPQGERAYDIYSRLLSERIIFLGTEIDDGVANVVIAQLLHLESSAPEREIAIYLNSPGGSFTSLMAIYDTMGYVGAPISTFCVGQAASTAAVLLAGGDPGRRFILEHARVLLGQPASGGARGTVSDLSLQAKEMIRIRSQVEEVLSLHTHHSVETLRADMDRDKVFTAREAVEYGLADEVLSRRLLPAAA; via the coding sequence ATGAGCCAGTACACGATCCCGAACGTGGTCGAGCGCACCCCGCAGGGCGAGCGCGCGTACGACATCTACAGCCGGCTGCTGTCCGAGCGGATCATCTTCCTCGGCACCGAGATCGACGACGGAGTCGCCAACGTCGTCATCGCGCAACTGCTCCACCTGGAGTCGTCCGCGCCCGAGCGGGAGATCGCGATCTACCTCAACTCGCCCGGCGGATCGTTCACCTCGCTCATGGCGATCTACGACACGATGGGCTATGTCGGCGCGCCCATCTCGACGTTCTGTGTCGGCCAGGCCGCCTCGACCGCGGCGGTGCTGCTGGCCGGGGGAGACCCCGGGCGGCGCTTCATCCTGGAACACGCGCGGGTGTTGCTCGGCCAGCCCGCGAGCGGCGGCGCGCGGGGCACGGTCTCCGACCTGAGCCTCCAGGCCAAGGAGATGATCCGCATCCGCTCCCAGGTCGAGGAGGTGCTGTCCCTGCACACCCACCACTCCGTCGAGACCCTGCGCGCCGACATGGACCGCGACAAGGTCTTCACCGCGCGGGAAGCGGTGGAGTACGGGCTGGCCGACGAGGTGCTCAGCCGACGGCTGCTGCCCGCGGCGGCCTGA
- a CDS encoding helix-turn-helix domain-containing protein — protein sequence MSSHASDEARVIPLRPVPAAPEKPEEPAPKEPLWRDVVGDVLRRERLAQERTLKDVADAARISMPYLSELERGRKEGSSEVLAAAAHALGLGLADLLALAHGRLARPAQPLRSRPLTSQPLRSGSRTAPRRTEARSRLGDIRLAA from the coding sequence GTGAGCAGCCACGCGTCCGACGAAGCCCGTGTCATTCCCCTGCGACCCGTACCGGCCGCGCCGGAAAAGCCGGAGGAGCCCGCGCCCAAGGAGCCGTTGTGGCGTGATGTCGTGGGTGATGTCCTGCGGCGTGAGCGGCTCGCCCAGGAGCGGACGCTCAAGGACGTGGCCGACGCGGCCCGGATCTCGATGCCGTACCTCTCCGAGTTGGAACGGGGCCGCAAGGAGGGCTCGTCCGAGGTCCTCGCGGCCGCCGCGCACGCGCTCGGGCTCGGCCTCGCCGATCTGCTCGCCCTGGCACACGGCAGGCTCGCGCGACCGGCCCAGCCGCTCAGGTCCCGGCCCCTGACCTCCCAGCCGCTCAGGTCCGGGTCCCGCACCGCGCCCCGGCGCACCGAGGCGCGTTCCCGGCTGGGCGACATCCGACTCGCCGCCTGA
- a CDS encoding cation diffusion facilitator family transporter, translated as MTSAHHDHHGSDGHAGHSHGVSADADRRWLAIALTLITTFMAAEVVIGILAQSLALISDAAHMLTDAVSIVLALIAMRLAARPARGGFTYGLKRAEILSAQANGLTLLLLGAWLAYEAVRRLIDPPEVEGGLVFGTALAGIVVNIAAAWCISKANRSSLNVEGAYQHILNDLFAFVGTAIAGLIVLLTGFARADAIATLVVVVLMFKAGYGLVRESGRIFLEAAPAHLDPDGIGDQLVAHPSVSEVHDLHVWTITSGQPALSAHVLVEPVADCHTVRRDLEKILQSDHEITHTTLQVDHAPAEVLKVRTGAAYDDGSHCEAPHGPVHRDEPHAH; from the coding sequence ATGACCAGCGCGCACCACGACCACCACGGGTCGGACGGGCACGCGGGGCACTCGCACGGTGTGTCGGCGGACGCGGACCGCCGCTGGCTCGCGATCGCGCTGACGCTGATCACCACGTTCATGGCGGCCGAGGTAGTCATCGGCATCCTGGCCCAGTCGCTCGCCCTGATCTCCGACGCGGCGCACATGCTGACGGACGCCGTGTCCATCGTGCTGGCGCTCATCGCGATGCGCCTGGCCGCGCGACCGGCCCGCGGCGGCTTCACGTACGGCCTCAAGCGCGCCGAGATCCTCTCCGCCCAGGCGAACGGGCTCACGCTGCTACTGCTCGGCGCCTGGTTGGCGTACGAGGCGGTGCGCCGGCTGATCGACCCGCCCGAGGTGGAGGGCGGGCTGGTGTTCGGCACGGCCCTGGCGGGGATCGTGGTGAACATCGCGGCGGCCTGGTGCATCTCGAAGGCCAACCGCTCCTCGCTCAACGTGGAGGGCGCCTACCAGCACATACTCAACGACCTGTTCGCGTTCGTCGGTACCGCGATCGCCGGTCTCATCGTGCTGCTGACCGGCTTCGCGCGGGCCGACGCCATCGCCACACTGGTCGTGGTGGTCCTCATGTTCAAGGCGGGCTACGGGCTCGTACGGGAGTCGGGGCGGATCTTCCTGGAGGCGGCGCCCGCGCACCTCGATCCGGACGGGATCGGCGACCAGCTGGTCGCGCACCCCTCGGTCTCCGAGGTGCACGACCTGCACGTGTGGACCATCACGTCGGGGCAGCCCGCACTGTCCGCGCACGTCCTGGTCGAGCCCGTCGCGGACTGCCACACCGTGCGCCGCGACCTGGAGAAGATCCTCCAGAGCGACCACGAGATCACCCACACCACCCTGCAGGTCGACCACGCCCCGGCCGAGGTCCTGAAGGTCCGCACCGGGGCCGCCTACGACGACGGCTCGCACTGCGAGGCCCCGCACGGCCCGGTGCACCGCGACGAGCCGCACGCCCACTGA
- a CDS encoding CAP domain-containing protein yields MNELVPGGNLPLPGGTLTLHVPGPFDVSALITDDSGKVRGDGDFVFYNQPTAPGARLNGETLTVDPPALRSGASRVTVVVSPAEPGTALGRLPAPTLRVTGPGGGVLARFTPPRPQQETVLLLAEIYRRGGAWKLRALGQGYADGLAGIARDFGVEVSEDADAGAGTGAGAGGGAAPGGSGVPGSRGAGVATALNAARAGLGRLRGSGRTSAGSSGHAPAGTTARPPAGSTGRPPSGNTAWNSGSASAGDASAAAPAAAGPAADGFLRLVNSARASIGAPPVSLDARLTAAAHAHAAGMAARGSLGSEGADGLSVYQRLTASGYAYLTVGEHLVSGPRDAAEFVEYCLSSEQSRRTIHDPAFTEAGVAYVPDNRSGTLYWTALWARPLTRAGLAQTAAEVVALTNAERAKAGLRPLAVDPLLTDAAQAHSADMVARAFYSHTSPDGSEPWHRAAAAGSTRRTIGENIACGQRSAAEVVQGWMDSPGHRANILKPAFTHIGVGFEGGGSAGTYWTQLFGA; encoded by the coding sequence ATGAACGAGTTGGTTCCCGGCGGCAATCTGCCCCTGCCCGGCGGCACCCTGACCCTTCATGTGCCCGGCCCGTTCGACGTGTCCGCGCTCATCACCGACGACAGCGGCAAGGTGCGCGGCGACGGCGACTTCGTGTTCTACAACCAGCCGACCGCACCCGGTGCGCGGCTGAACGGCGAGACCCTCACGGTGGACCCGCCCGCGCTGCGGTCCGGGGCGAGCCGTGTCACCGTCGTCGTCAGCCCCGCCGAGCCCGGCACCGCACTGGGCCGGCTGCCCGCTCCGACCCTGCGCGTGACCGGCCCGGGCGGCGGTGTGCTCGCCCGCTTCACCCCGCCCCGCCCCCAGCAGGAGACCGTACTGCTGCTCGCCGAGATCTACCGCCGCGGGGGCGCGTGGAAGCTGCGCGCCCTGGGCCAGGGGTACGCGGACGGACTCGCCGGGATAGCCCGGGACTTCGGGGTCGAGGTGAGCGAGGACGCCGACGCGGGAGCGGGGACAGGGGCGGGCGCGGGCGGCGGTGCCGCTCCCGGAGGCTCCGGCGTCCCGGGTTCCAGGGGCGCCGGTGTCGCGACGGCGCTGAACGCCGCGCGTGCCGGGCTCGGACGGCTCCGGGGTTCGGGGCGCACTTCGGCCGGGAGCTCCGGTCACGCTCCGGCCGGGACCACGGCTCGTCCCCCGGCCGGGAGCACCGGACGCCCGCCCTCCGGGAACACCGCCTGGAACAGCGGCAGCGCTTCGGCCGGAGACGCCTCTGCCGCCGCTCCCGCCGCCGCAGGGCCCGCCGCCGACGGCTTCCTCCGTCTCGTGAACTCGGCCCGCGCCTCCATCGGTGCCCCGCCCGTGTCCCTGGACGCCCGTCTCACCGCCGCGGCGCACGCACACGCCGCGGGCATGGCCGCGCGGGGCAGCCTGGGCTCCGAGGGCGCGGACGGGCTCTCGGTCTACCAGCGCCTCACGGCGAGCGGCTACGCGTATCTCACGGTCGGCGAGCACCTGGTCTCGGGTCCGCGCGACGCCGCGGAGTTCGTGGAGTACTGCCTGTCCTCGGAGCAGTCCCGGCGTACGATCCACGACCCGGCGTTCACCGAGGCCGGTGTGGCCTACGTGCCGGACAACCGCTCCGGCACGCTCTACTGGACGGCGCTGTGGGCCCGGCCCCTCACGCGCGCCGGGCTGGCGCAGACGGCCGCGGAGGTGGTGGCGCTCACCAACGCCGAGCGGGCAAAGGCCGGTCTGCGACCGCTGGCAGTGGACCCCCTGCTCACCGACGCGGCGCAGGCGCACAGCGCGGACATGGTGGCCCGCGCCTTCTACTCCCACACCTCCCCCGACGGCAGCGAACCCTGGCACCGGGCCGCGGCCGCGGGCAGCACCCGCCGCACCATCGGCGAGAACATCGCGTGCGGCCAGCGCTCCGCCGCCGAGGTCGTACAGGGCTGGATGGACAGCCCCGGCCACCGCGCCAACATCCTCAAGCCCGCCTTCACCCACATAGGCGTCGGCTTCGAGGGCGGCGGCTCGGCGGGCACGTACTGGACACAGCTCTTCGGCGCCTGA
- a CDS encoding TetR/AcrR family transcriptional regulator, which yields MANTFQRARSEEQRAVRRKAILDTTAAMLGEMPVAQVSLNELSRRVGLAKSNVLRYFESREAVLLELLGTASQELLDHLDIALPEAVDADAPVTERADRLAAAVTDALAERPVLCDLISAQAAVLERNVSTEVAAEYKRSSIGTVFALAQRVRAHVPELDEEDAVRFVAGALMVVTAAWPHAHPSPAVLAAYESDPELAVLRIDFATALRESLEVLLSGLLARAAR from the coding sequence ATGGCAAACACCTTCCAGCGCGCCCGCAGCGAGGAGCAGCGCGCCGTGCGCCGCAAGGCGATCCTGGACACCACGGCCGCGATGCTCGGCGAGATGCCCGTGGCGCAGGTGAGCCTCAACGAGCTGAGCCGCCGGGTGGGGCTCGCGAAGTCGAACGTGCTGCGCTACTTCGAGTCCCGCGAGGCCGTCCTCCTGGAGCTGCTCGGCACCGCGTCGCAGGAGCTGCTGGACCACCTCGACATCGCGCTGCCCGAGGCCGTCGACGCCGACGCGCCGGTGACCGAGCGGGCCGACCGGCTCGCCGCGGCCGTGACGGACGCCCTTGCCGAGCGTCCGGTGCTGTGCGACCTGATCAGCGCACAGGCCGCGGTCCTGGAGCGGAACGTGTCGACGGAGGTCGCCGCCGAGTACAAGCGCTCCTCCATCGGGACCGTGTTCGCCCTGGCGCAGCGGGTCCGCGCCCACGTACCCGAACTCGACGAGGAGGACGCCGTACGGTTCGTCGCCGGTGCGCTCATGGTGGTCACGGCCGCCTGGCCGCACGCGCACCCGTCACCCGCCGTGCTCGCGGCCTACGAGTCCGACCCCGAACTGGCGGTCCTGCGCATCGACTTCGCCACCGCCCTGCGCGAGTCGCTCGAAGTCCTGCTGTCCGGCCTGCTGGCCCGGGCGGCACGCTGA
- a CDS encoding SDR family oxidoreductase, with translation MTTSYVVPDQTGKFAVVTGANSGTGKETARRLAEAGARVVLAVRTVAKGEQARAEILARHPHAKLEVRRVDLADLASVEAFADGILADGTPLDLLVNNAGVMTPPTRMTTADGFELQMGSNYLGPFALTVRLLPALLAAPAPRVATMSSGVSNFGRITFDDLQWERRRYRPMLSYAQSKLADLMMARQLADIAAERGWNLLSTAAHPGYTVTNLQTAGASLGSDKPKRARFTSVDILPKQQVEQGAEPLLYAATSPEATAGAYYGPSGRFGLVGPTATARITRRALDTEANRRLWTEAERLTGVTLTAAVA, from the coding sequence GTGACCACCTCATATGTCGTCCCCGACCAGACCGGGAAATTCGCCGTCGTCACCGGTGCCAACAGCGGCACGGGCAAGGAGACCGCACGACGCCTCGCGGAGGCCGGCGCCCGCGTCGTCCTGGCCGTACGGACCGTCGCCAAGGGCGAGCAGGCCCGCGCCGAGATCCTGGCCAGGCACCCGCACGCGAAGCTGGAGGTCCGGCGCGTCGACCTGGCGGACCTGGCCTCCGTCGAGGCGTTCGCCGACGGGATCCTGGCCGACGGCACCCCGCTCGACCTGCTCGTGAACAACGCCGGAGTGATGACACCGCCCACCCGGATGACCACCGCCGACGGCTTCGAACTCCAGATGGGCAGCAACTACCTGGGCCCGTTCGCCCTCACCGTCCGACTGCTGCCCGCCCTGCTCGCCGCACCGGCGCCGCGCGTGGCGACCATGAGCAGCGGCGTCTCGAACTTCGGCCGCATCACCTTCGACGACCTCCAGTGGGAGCGCCGCCGCTACCGCCCGATGCTGTCGTACGCCCAGTCCAAGCTCGCCGACCTGATGATGGCCCGGCAGCTGGCGGACATCGCCGCCGAGCGCGGCTGGAACCTGCTGAGCACGGCCGCGCACCCCGGCTACACCGTGACCAACCTCCAGACCGCCGGTGCCAGCCTCGGCAGCGACAAGCCGAAGCGCGCGCGGTTCACCTCGGTCGACATCCTGCCCAAGCAGCAGGTCGAGCAGGGCGCCGAACCGCTGCTGTACGCCGCCACGAGCCCCGAGGCCACGGCGGGTGCCTACTACGGCCCGAGCGGCAGGTTCGGACTGGTCGGTCCGACCGCCACCGCCCGCATCACTCGCCGCGCCCTCGACACCGAGGCGAACCGCCGTCTGTGGACCGAGGCCGAACGCCTCACCGGAGTGACCCTCACCGCGGCCGTCGCCTGA
- a CDS encoding aldo/keto reductase, producing MDERVFGRSGQHASVVGLGTWQLGADWGDVDDKEALAVLEAAAESGVTFFDTADVYGDGRSEETIATFVQSRPDLHVLVATKMGRRVDQVPENYVLDNFRAWNDRSRRNLGVDRIDLVQLHCPPTPVYSSDEVFDALDTLVEEERIAAYGVSVETCDEALTAIARPGVASVQIILNPFRMKPLQRVLPAAREAGVGIIARVPLASGLLSGKYTKDTVFAENDHRTFNRHGEAFDQGETFSGVDYATGVEAAAEFSGLAPEGVTPAQLALAWIVQQPGVTTVIPGARSPEQARANAAAGKLPPLSTETLAAISDLYDRRIKEQVEARW from the coding sequence ATGGATGAGCGCGTATTCGGCAGGTCAGGACAGCACGCATCGGTCGTGGGACTCGGCACATGGCAACTCGGTGCCGACTGGGGCGACGTGGACGACAAGGAAGCCCTCGCGGTCCTGGAGGCCGCCGCCGAGTCGGGGGTGACGTTCTTCGACACGGCCGACGTGTACGGGGACGGTCGCAGCGAGGAGACCATCGCCACCTTCGTGCAGAGCAGGCCCGACCTGCATGTGCTGGTCGCGACCAAGATGGGCCGCCGGGTCGACCAGGTCCCGGAGAACTACGTACTCGACAACTTCCGTGCCTGGAACGACCGTTCGCGCCGCAACCTCGGTGTCGACCGCATCGACCTGGTGCAGCTGCACTGCCCGCCGACCCCCGTCTACTCGTCGGACGAGGTGTTCGACGCCCTCGACACGCTCGTCGAGGAGGAGCGGATCGCCGCGTACGGCGTGAGCGTCGAGACGTGCGACGAGGCCCTGACCGCGATCGCCCGCCCCGGTGTGGCCAGCGTCCAGATCATCCTCAACCCGTTCCGCATGAAGCCCCTCCAGCGGGTTCTGCCCGCGGCGCGGGAGGCCGGTGTCGGCATCATCGCGCGCGTGCCCCTCGCCTCCGGGCTGCTCTCCGGCAAGTACACGAAGGACACGGTCTTCGCGGAGAACGACCACCGGACGTTCAACCGCCACGGTGAGGCCTTCGACCAGGGCGAGACGTTCTCCGGCGTCGACTACGCCACGGGCGTCGAGGCTGCCGCCGAGTTCTCCGGGCTCGCTCCGGAGGGCGTCACCCCGGCGCAGCTGGCGCTGGCCTGGATCGTCCAGCAGCCCGGCGTGACCACCGTCATTCCCGGCGCCCGCTCACCCGAGCAGGCCCGCGCGAACGCGGCCGCCGGCAAGCTGCCCCCGCTCTCCACGGAGACGCTGGCCGCGATCTCCGACCTGTACGACAGGCGCATCAAGGAGCAGGTCGAAGCTCGCTGGTGA